The nucleotide window GGTCGCCTTGATGTGCTTAGCGAGGCGCACCTTGTTGGCGTACTTGATCTCGGCCCATTCCTTGCGGAACTCCTTGTCGTCGACGTAGAGCTCCAGCTTGCTCAGCAGAGTCAGGTCCGTCAGGAAGCCCTTGCCGCCCGTCTTGCTGGCAATCAGCTCGGATAGGCGCGGGTTGGCCTGGTGGAGCCACCGGCGCGGAGTGATGCCGTTGGTCACGTTGGTGAATTTGTCAGGACCAAAGATCTCAACAAAGTCCTTGAAGATGGTCGTCTTGATGAGGTCCGAGTGCAGCTCGGCCACGCCGTTCACCTTGTGAGAGCCGACAATGGCCAGGTGGGCCATACGCACCATCTTAGGTTGCGACTCCTCGATAATCGAGACTTCCCGCAGGAGGTCACGGTTGTTGGGAAACTGACGCTCGACGCTCTGCAAGAAAAACAGATTGACATCATAGATGATCTGCAGGTGCCGCGGCAGTAGGTGCTGGATCAGCGGCACAGACCATTTCTCGAGGGCCTCGGGCAGGACGGTGTGGTTCGTGTAGCCGAAGGTGTTGACAACGATGTTCCACGCCTCGTCCCACTCGAGACCCTCGAGGTCGACCAGGATGCGCTGGAGCTCCACGATGGCGAGCGTCGGATGGGTGTCGTTGAGCTGGATAGCGACCTTGTCTGGGAACTCCTTCCAGGGGCGCTTCGACTTCTTGAAGCGACGGACTATGTCGTATAGCGAAGCGGCAACCCAGAAGTACTGCTGCTTCAGGCGGAGCTCCTTACCGCGGTCGAGGTTGTCGTTCGGGTAGAGCACGGCGCTGATGGTTTCGGCGCGTTGCTGGTCGGCAACCGAGCTCTCGTAGTCGCCGCTGTTGAACTTCTGGAAGTCAAACTCGCCGCTGGCAGCCTTGCTAGACCACAGCCGCAGGTTGTTCGTCGTGGGCGTGTCGTACCCGGGGATGGGCACGTCGTACGCGACGGCCTTGACGGTCTCGCCGCCTTCCCAGCGGCACACCGTCTTGCCGGACTCGTCGGTAGACTTGACGACGTGGCCGTAGAATTGGATCTGGCGGCACGATGCTTGGTTAGCAAGTGCTGCCGCGGGTTTGGTATGTCGCCGTCGGTATGGTTGGTACCCACATCAACCGTCACGTCGTGCCTGGGAAACTCCCAGGGGTTGAAGTCAAGCCAATAATCTGGCACCTCGACCTGGTAGCCGTCGATGATCTCCTGCTTGAAGATGCCATAGCGGTACCGCAAGCCGTAGCCCCAAGCCGGGTAATTCAGACTGGCCAGACTGTCGAGGAAGCAGGCGGCCAGGCGGCCGAGACCGCCGTTGCCGAGGGCGGCATCGTGCTCCTGCTGGATGACATCCTCGATGCGGAAACCCAGTTCAGCGAGACCAGCTGCCGACAAAAGACAAGCGTGTCAGCAACAACCTAACCATGAGCCACTTCACTTCTTCCACCTGTAAACCAACCTTTCGCCAGGTCCTTCTGCCCAACATTCAGCATGGCATTGTCGAGCGCCCTGCCCATCAGGAACTCCAGGCTGAGGTAGTAGACGCGCTTGCTGTCCGCAAAGGTCTGGCGCTGCTGAGTGCGGTTCCACTCGAGGATCAGGCGGTCGCGGAAGGCGAGGGCGCAGGCTGCATAGGCGGCCGACTCGTCGCAGTTGTAGAGACTGCGGGCGAGGGTGGTCTCGACGTGGCGGACAACCTCGCGCTCGAAGCCATCCTTGTCCTTGAAGGGGCTGGTCTGGTGTTTCAACCAGGCCTCGCGCTGGGGTTCGGGGATGGAGGCTGCAAGAGAACGGGGATGGTGTGTTAGCGCTGTCTTTCGTCCTTCGAACGTGCTGGGGAGGCCGGGAGGGTAGCAGGTCTTCTAGATGCACAAGCACTTGCCACACTTGCACGTTACGCTACTTGCGGTGCAAGTGAGGGGCATTCACAATGCAAGATCGAAGAGGTCATGGAAGAAGAATAAGAAGGGAGAAGGACACCTGCACCAACCTTCCACACTCTTGATCTCGCCCGCGCCAAAACCAGTAAAGGTGCGCCTGTGCTTGGGGCGCGAGATGCCTGCCGGCACCACGGACCCCTGGATGTCGACAATGGGAGCTCCAACCGAGGGGCGCCGCTCCCTAACCGGGACTTTCTCGGTCGCCATGTCGCCAATCAATTCCAATCAGATCCCGCTGATTTTGATTCTGAAGGATGATTCAGAGGAGTAGGAACAGAAATCGAGGCAGAAGGCTGTCTGGGCCAGGCGATCGGATTTGGCAATGAGCTCAGCTACGAGGTGGGGTAGCTGCCCGGGTTAGGCACACTAGCTCTCCTATCGCAAGCAGataaggtaaggtaggtagcgTGAAGATGGCTCAAAGAGCAGCCTGGGACGGTGCGGCTCGGAGCGGTGATAAGCAGTTGATTGCCTTTTCTGGGGGGATGAGAATGCACCGGGAAAGTGTTGAAGGGGACGGCCCGGGGgcagaggaggagctgcgccCCTCAAATGTCGACCGGAGGGGAAGCAGCGTTGGTGACAGAGTAAGGAAGTTAACGGTTGGCTTGCTGTGGACAGCCTGGAAGCAAGCGCCTTGACAACAGTAGGACAGGACTCGCGTGGCCCGGGGGAAGGTGGAAACCAGCAATGGAAAGGGTGGATCAAGAAGATGAGATCCTGAGCATATGCCTAGCACAAACAAGCAGCGTGACCAGGCATCGCGTCTGGAGACGCAGCCAAACTTAGCAATTGGATCTCAGCAGCCTCCAGCCTGCGGTTCACCCTACGCTGCCGCAATCCAGGTCGGTTTCAGCAGGTCTCCAGGATACCAAGCTGGCCCGTGACAAAGACAGGGACAAGGCAAGGACGCCATCCGCTGAGCGCGGCCAGACAAGGGGCCCAACGCCCACCCCACCGACTGTCGGGCGCGATTGGGTCCAGATCCAATGCAGATGCTGATTGTTGGAATTGTTGGAGAACCTTCGCGGAGTTATCCCCGCTGGTTTCAGCAGCGCCGTTGTGCCATCCGAACCGACAACGCCTGCAGAAGCCATGATCCAACACGCCGCGCTTTCGAAAACTGCCACATCCCGCGGGAGGCGAAGCTGTCTGCAGCTGTCCGAGGTGGTGCCTGAATCTGCGGCACGGCGCGGCAAAGTGAAGAGAGAGATCTAGGGTACCAGGCAAGTTAGCGAGGTTGGTTCGTTCCAGGCCGCTCAACCTGAAGATCCCCGCCGAGGTGTCGAGGCAGGCGGTGGATCCCCTGCAATCCCCCTCCATTCCATAGCCCTACCACCGCCCCACCAGAGCACCTCCACGCACGGGGCGTTGACATCATCGCTCTGCACCACGCAAGCAGTCAACCCCTCAAACCCTCATGCGCCACTGCTTGCAGATATTAGCTGGCCATTGCCGTGTGATGCCTTTCCACCGCTTGGATTGGGTCATCGGAAGAGGGGCAAGAGCCGATTATGACTAGCATCTCGCTTGGTGAGGCATTGGCATGTGACGGCGAAGGATGGCGTGCATACTGTGTGTGGAGATACCGGGCAGTTGAGAGCAGTCCGGAGTTGGGCTGAGTCAGGAACGGCTGTTGATTGTTGGGTCGCTGACCCGTGTTTCACCGACAAGCGCCATTCAGCCCGACCGCCGTCTCGGCAACAATGGGATGCCCGGTACTCTGTAGTATTCCTTCGCGCTACAGAACGCACGCAACATGCGCAGGTATCAATTGCCTTTTTTCCCCAAGATCATAGACAGCGATCTGCTACCATCTGCAGACTACTAGCcctccaggccgccgcccaggtatatatagccgcaGTCCAAACCAAACATGTCAAACCAAACGTGTCGTTTCGAGGTCAAACGTTCCCTTCGCAGAGCGGTGTTCAGCCGTGGTGCGAAACAGGCGTCGTGAACCCGAAGAAGCACGGACTACTTCGCGACCGGACCATAGAACGAATGACCAAGGCCAGCTGTTGGTCCGAGCCATCCACCCAGATATCGAAGCCAGAGCTGCCGTGATGCTGGTCCCGCGGTATAAGCCCATTTCAGAACCAGCTGCAGTGAACCACAGTCCCAGCAGTGCCATACCGGTGCTTCAGTGTCGTAAAAATGATGGCCGCCAGGGAAACCTAGCAAACGCGGATTAAGAGAAATCGTATATCGCAGAGATGTCTCCTCCCAGGCCGCATCCACGTGTTGCGCCGGGACAGACTGAGCGGGAGAAAGGAGTGGACGTTAGGGTGTTGCGTTCCGAAACGCTGCcgaaaaggaaagaaagaaccgccgcggccgccaacGCCGAATCATGCAAGAAGTCATCCGACCCGAAAACCGCTCTAAGCAGGACGGTGAAAAAAGGAAGTCGCTATGTGACCGATTCAAGGTCGAGGGGGGTATATGGTTTTGAATGA belongs to Thermothielavioides terrestris NRRL 8126 chromosome 5, complete sequence and includes:
- a CDS encoding glycosyltransferase family 35 protein (CAZy_ID 269982) gives rise to the protein MATEKVPVRERRPSVGAPIVDIQGSVVPAGISRPKHRRTFTGFGAGEIKSVEASIPEPQREAWLKHQTSPFKDKDGFEREVVRHVETTLARSLYNCDESAAYAACALAFRDRLILEWNRTQQRQTFADSKRVYYLSLEFLMGRALDNAMLNVGQKDLAKAGLAELGFRIEDVIQQEHDAALGNGGLGRLAACFLDSLASLNYPAWGYGLRYRYGIFKQEIIDGYQVEVPDYWLDFNPWEFPRHDVTVDIQFYGHVVKSTDESGKTVCRWEGGETVKAVAYDVPIPGYDTPTTNNLRLWSSKAASGEFDFQKFNSGDYESSVADQQRAETISAVLYPNDNLDRGKELRLKQQYFWVAASLYDIVRRFKKSKRPWKEFPDKVAIQLNDTHPTLAIVELQRILVDLEGLEWDEAWNIVVNTFGYTNHTVLPEALEKWSVPLIQHLLPRHLQIIYDVNLFFLQSVERQFPNNRDLLREVSIIEESQPKMVRMAHLAIVGSHKVNGVAELHSDLIKTTIFKDFVEIFGPDKFTNVTNGITPRRWLHQANPRLSELIASKTGGKGFLTDLTLLSKLELYVDDKEFRKEWAEIKYANKVRLAKHIKATTGVTVSPSALFDVQVKRIHEYKRQQMNIFGAIHRYLTLKAMTPEERQKQLPRVSIFGGKAAPGYWMAKQIIHLINNVGAVVNNDKDIGDLLKVVFLEDYNVSKAEMIIPASDISEHISTAGTEASGTSNMKFVLNGGLIIGTCDGANIEITREIGENNIFLFGNLAEDVEELRHAHLYGQHTIDADLARVFDEIERGTFGNPQDFAGMVSAVRDHGDYYLVSDDFHSYLETHALVDEAYRDQEQWLTKCITSVARMGFFSSDRCINEYAEGIWNIEPLVVDRDKETAAPKEAAVVTDGGEA